In Synechococcus sp. UW179A, the DNA window GAGCTCCGAGTCGTGGTGCGCAGCCCTCTGGAATTCTGGTAATCGTGCCTGGTAATACCCAGGACGTTGCAACGGGGGCTACCTTCATCTCGGGGTGGAAGATTGTCGTCCAAAGTCCACCGCCAATCGGTAGATTCTTGTATTTGGCCGATTCCACCAAGAACAGATTTTTGAGCGCCTGCAGTTTCTCGGGATGTTGATCCGCGATATTCCTGCTCTGGCTCCAGTCTTCCTCTAAATTGTAAAGCTCCCATTCGTCAGTGTTCGGCGACCAGGTGAGGATGTCGGGGTCGACACCCTTCACCCAGGGCAGGCGAGGTCCTACGGCGCCTGCCATCCATCCTTCGTGGTAAATGGATCGTGATCCAAAGATGTCGAAGAACTGGGTTGTTAGTTGACCCGGTGCATCAGGAGCATTGAACGCATAGGCAAAGCTGGTGCCGTGAATCGGATCTTGCGTGACGCCATTCACTGTCTTGGGTGGCGTGATTCCCACCAGCTCGTAGATCGTTGGCACCAGATCGTTGCAGTGGTGGAACTGCGACCGCGGTTTGGGATCTGGCTTGATGCCCTTCGGCCATTTGATCGCCATCGGATTACGAGTGCCGCCGAGGTATGACCCCATCAGTTTCAGGCCTTGGTAAGGCGTGCTGCCGGCCCAGGCCCAGCCTGCGTGATACATATTGTCGACCAGCGGGGAGCCAAGGGCATCCAGTCCTCCGAGTTCATCGAGCACTTTGATGTGCTCATCGATCTCTGTGCCAATCGAGTTCTGTGCAAGTAGCTCTGAGATGGTGCCATCTTGCCCCTCGCCTGAGGAGCCGTTGTCTCCCCAGATGTAGACCACCAGCGTGTTTTCCTCGTATCCAAGCCGTTCAACCTCAGACAGGATGCGACCAACCTGATGATCAGTGTGTTCGCCAAAGCCTGCCAGCACTTCCATCAGACGCGACTGGAAGGGTTTCTGGTGATCAGGAATGGAGTCCCAGGCCGCCATCCGTGGATGGCGAGGTGTGAGCTGTGCATTTTCCGGAATCCAGCCTTTAGCTTTGGCATTCTTGAAGGCACGCTCGCGATAGGCATCCCAGCCATCGTCGAATTTGCCTTTGTACTTATCCGCCCACTCCTTATTGACATGGTGGGGACCATGCAGGGCTCCGGAGGCCCAATACATGTAGAAGGGCTTGTCGGGGCGGAGAGCTTTATGCGTTTGCAGCCAGTTGATCGCGTCGTTGGCCAGGTCTTCGCTGATGTGATATCCCTCCTCTGGGGTGCTTGGTGGCATCACCACCGTGGTATTACGCACCAGATGCGGTTCATATTGGGAGGCCTCACCTGCCAGGAAACCGTAGAAGTATTCAAAGCCGAGTCCG includes these proteins:
- a CDS encoding arylsulfatase, whose translation is MSTSQPVDGSILPFPAKPSGSKAGTTMQESTYSPLPDPKYLPDDAPNILVVLIDDAGPALPDCLGGDVHTPTLQAVKDAGVGFNRFHTTAMCSPTRASLLTGRNHTFVGNGQITELTNDWDGYSGKIPKSCAMQADVLRNYGYATAAWGKWHNTPATEITAAGPFENWPTGLGFEYFYGFLAGEASQYEPHLVRNTTVVMPPSTPEEGYHISEDLANDAINWLQTHKALRPDKPFYMYWASGALHGPHHVNKEWADKYKGKFDDGWDAYRERAFKNAKAKGWIPENAQLTPRHPRMAAWDSIPDHQKPFQSRLMEVLAGFGEHTDHQVGRILSEVERLGYEENTLVVYIWGDNGSSGEGQDGTISELLAQNSIGTEIDEHIKVLDELGGLDALGSPLVDNMYHAGWAWAGSTPYQGLKLMGSYLGGTRNPMAIKWPKGIKPDPKPRSQFHHCNDLVPTIYELVGITPPKTVNGVTQDPIHGTSFAYAFNAPDAPGQLTTQFFDIFGSRSIYHEGWMAGAVGPRLPWVKGVDPDILTWSPNTDEWELYNLEEDWSQSRNIADQHPEKLQALKNLFLVESAKYKNLPIGGGLWTTIFHPEMKVAPVATSWVLPGTITRIPEGCAPRLGALNNRVVLDMETPEHASGVLYKLGANSGGLTAFMDEGILTYEYNLFLIERTKLSSAQPLPAGRHKLEIVTQHTDDNPRGPLSIKCTLNGNRLLEGIVPRPAALLFTANDCLDVGQALGSPVSLDYRERAPFKFNGTIHTMQVEYLK